The following nucleotide sequence is from Capra hircus breed San Clemente chromosome 16, ASM170441v1, whole genome shotgun sequence.
cccatggaccaaagcCCACCTGGCagtactggagctggttgccatttctttctccaaggtatCCTCCCAACTTGGGGACTGAATCTGAGTGTCTATAGTCAACCTGTAACACTGCTAGGTAATGAgacttgaggcttccctggtggctcagccagtaaagaatctgcatgtaattCAGGATACTCAGGTTCACAGTCctggtccaggtttgatccctgggtgaacGATCGATCAACCAGCGTGGCCAAAAAGAAATGTCAACCTTTTACAGGAATAAATCCCAAACTGCCAAGCTTCCTAATATCAACTGAATTTTTGGCTATTTCAGCTATTGGTAACTTAAATGTTCTGGTAAGCAACCAAGACTTAAAACCCCAACTTAATGTTGCTACAAACTTGAGTACCAAATTATAAAGCTTATAATTTGATTAGCAGGTACTTACACTTTTGGATGTTGCCAGAGCTAATGGTTTCCTTGGTAATTTAGGAATTAGCAACTCACTGGCTAATTTTCTCATTAACTTGAACCACACTCATCCCCAAAATCTGCAAAACCAGTATCCATTTTCTAAAGGATGTTACAACTGCAATATTTACCTTAAAGATCTCAAAAAACATGCCATGGGATTTCTTGATTCCAAGTGTCCCGTTTTCCTACCTACACCTTATGAAATTGAAATGAGCATACTTCAGAatgatttataaacatttattaaaatagaaaGCTGGAGAatttcctggtagtccaatggttagggcTGAGCTTCCACTGTAgcagtcacaggtttgatcccttgtcaggaagCTAGGATCCAAACAGCTTTGCAGGGCAGCAGCCAATTAACAGTTGTTTGCTCTTCTATCCCATGTGCATCCATCTGGCTGACTGTAAGAACAGAGAAGCCATTTTTAGTCCCCTTTCCATGCTTCAATTCTAATCCCGTTTGGGATACACAGAATATCAGATCTTTGAACATCATCAAGTCATCAGTGAGAGAGTTCAAGTTGGGCTGAGATCATCACATATTCTTAAACAAAGCAGTCCAGTTATTTTCAAGGCTTACCTGTTATGTCTGACTCGTATCATAAATGCCCTGAAAAAGACACGATCATGTTAAATcacagtaaatgaaaaaaaaaatgtgatactTGTTGCTAAAGTAACCTCAGAATTAAAATGGAACGGTTTTTTGGTTGATATCATTCTATTCATTTGGCAGAATCATCACATCACTGGTTACCTTATAACTCATCAAAAATGCCAGAAAATAACTTACCTTGAAATCTTCAGGACAAAACATCTGCCTGATTGAAAATGAACAATAAAGACTTTCATTTACAACATGGCCTTATATATATGATGCcattaaaatctttatttaaaaatctgccCTTTCTCCCATTTTAACATTTTTCGAAAAAAAATTCTAGGTGAGTGAGTCTGTTCTGGACAAGGTGAATCTTTCTCATGATACATTTGGCCAAACCCAGAATACACAATACCTTAACTCCAATGTAAGTCAGTATGtggtgtgcacgctcagttgggATCACACGGACATTGTGatcacatagactgtagccctagATTCAGAATTTGAAGTGCCAATCTCATGCTAGATGTTGATCGGGAGATGAGGATGCTACACAGGAAGTTACTGTTCCATTTTGCTGGGAACCtgaactgctctaaaaaattacTATCAAACATCAGCTGACTAACTCATTCTGGTGGTGTCTACAGTTATGACATGGAAATTTCCTCAGTTTTAGCCTGTTCGTATCAAAATGTTAACTCCTAATCCTGAAATTAACCGTATAGAATATTTACATTATACTTATCCAAATCCTGAACATTTCAGTGTGACAAGGACTAATTTGACTAATTTCCACTTTCAATGGTATAAAACAGAATTATTGCAGCCAGATACATCAGATAGGAGCGAAAGACAGTATTTGCTCATCACTGTTAGTCTGCTGAACTATGTTTTCATCATTGTATCGGCTTTAAAtcacaaaacacaaaaaccaaaCTTGAGACTTCCATACCTTTGGTTAGAACTCCTGATTCCTTGCATTGTAGTCACTACCTCTCTTCACACCTGCAGAAATTAAGTTACTTTTAGTAAGTAGTAATAGATTTCAAAATACTATTGATACTGATTCAAGATactgtttcagttttttaaaacttcatgctTTTTCAGAGAGATTCCCAtctgttttattataaaaatcatCACTAACAGTACCTTGCTTAGTAATTAGATAAGATTGATCTGTCCAACATCAGAAAACACTATCAAAGGTCAACTACTTGGACCAGCACATTTCAGAAACACTATAAGCCCAAATGCCAGCAGTCACTGTTTTCGTGTCTTACCCCAAAGAAGTCAGCCACGTAACAAAACATGTAGCCATCATCTGTAAGGAAAAAGACCTTTCCATTAAAATGTCAATCTTACTGTTAAATTCTTAAGTATTTTGTCAAAGGGTTCTTCAGAGTTAGACTTGTCAACATGTTAATTTCAGGTCAGACATTTGCTCAACATCATTACAAAAACCCTCTCCATCCTTTTCATAGCATGCTCAACATGCACTTACAAACCAGGCAGATTAGCTTGGTAGTTAAGCATTCAACTTCATCAGCAGTCTCTGTAACAATGTTTTTGACATTAATACTCACCAAAAAGTCAGACCAACTGCTTTGGACAGGTCAAGGATTCAAGTTCACCTAAGAAATAAAAGAGTGGTTTTCTAATAGCCAAAGAAAAATTTTCTccccacaaattttaaaaatgcctgaCATCAGATAGAGCTAATTAAGACCTTCATATTCAGTCAGCATTTGCTTATCATCACACAGGCTGTTTTTAAGAAAGGACAAGGAACTGGCTTTTATTTAATGCTTTCCGTATGCCTTTCAAGCATTTCAAAGTAGGATTGCTTCCTGTGCATTGGAAGGCAACCCTAAAAAGTCATTAGTGGCATTCTGTTGTGTTTGCCCAGTCACCAATGTTTAGCTCACTGGAAATTTTACTTACCTCTTCAACTTCCAGTCAAGACTGCTTAATGGCTACAAAGAAAGACAGACTAGATTAGTAGTAGTAGTTTACATCTACTATCAGCAAGTTTTACTAACTCAGATACATCAGATAAAATGGTTTCTCTTTCATGATTCATATCTGTTGAACTATGCAACCATCACAGTATCTGTTTCTTCAGATTCCTCTTAGTATTCACTATAATAAAAGAACGcagagattaacatttgaaaagggagagaaagttCCTAATATAAGCACCAGCATCTGCCTGGCACTCACTAGtccctttttgaaaaaaattcatagTAGTAAGTAAACAGGGATTGTAATAAAAAAATGGTTTCTCACCTGTCTGCTCATAGACACAGCACCAAGCTTGCGCTTTAACACCTGGGAAGAAAGTTTCATGTCAAGGTAGGTGCAATTTCTGTGTTCTCTGAACAGCCATTTCGTGTGCCTCAGTTAGAATAATGGTGGTAAGAATTCTCGTCATCCTCACAGTCAAGAGTAGCAAATAAACTCTCATCATTGTGGCACATTCAGTGGACTTTCAACCTAACTTTCCCTTATGGGGGAATTTCAGTAACTCACCCCAGCAGTAGTTGTCATCCTTCTGGTACACAACTAGAAAACAAAGAGCATCCAATGAAATATCCTGTGGTGCTAAGCTAATCATTGTCTCAAGTATTTAAGCCTCAGAATAGAAATTTTCAGAAATCCCTTCTGTCCACTACTCTGTAAACCATCACAGGCTTAAAGACCACATCTAAAATTTCACGCTTCCCACTGTATTCAGCAGTTTCTTACCTGCCCAACAGAAGCCATCAAAATCCACATTGGAGTCATGCCTGCCGCGGTTCCTacgaaaaagtaattttaaaaatgtgttttttctaAGTTTTCGTCACTTACATATCATGTACACAAATCGTTTACACACCCATAACTGCATGAGAACCCCACAAAATTAAGGTTAAGCGATGACAAAAATGGTGCAATGCGAAACGCCGCCATTTAAAGAACCACGTGGCCTTCCCGAGAACAGGAGAGCGAGGAAGGTTCATTCCCAGGTCATTAACAAAGACCCACTCGGTGAGTCGGGTTACGCCGCCATCAGAGCCGTTGGCATTCATCAACACTCTCAGATGTCCCTACCAACACAGGCTTCATCAGAGGCAGAGCAAACGAGCTGCGGTTTTTTCCGCAGTTAGGCCCTATAACCAAGAGTATAAACTAGATCGTTCCCGCACTCAACTCGCAATCCTCCACCATCTCATCTTAAGAGAGCCCTGCGATGGCCTGCAAGTGGCCTAGGGATACCAGCCAACTTAAGGATACCCCAATTGCTAAGGGCTGGAGGACCCAGGCTAAGTACTTACTTAGCAGCAAAGAACAACTCACAGGAACAGCCAGCTCGCAGCCACGAAAGACCGAGATGGCGGCCAGGCGCCTGTATATAAGTACTCTGAGCCATGACGTCATGACGCACACTCTCCACCAGAGACGGCTTCAGCTCCTCCCCCCCGTATCAGTCTCCTCCTCTTCTAGCCGCACCCCCGTCCCGTCCTCCAAGCCCGCCCCTCGGCCCCGCCTTCGGCCCCGCCTCACTTCGCCATTGTGGGCGGGGATACAGTTGCCCACGTGATGCAGGATTCCCGCCCTCCTACAgactggggaggaggggaagagaggggagggggcgCGAGGGACGGAAagcgctgggggagggggaaggggggcgGTATAAGGGTGAGTGATTTCCTTCCGGCACGTCGCCCGCtccgggggagggggtggggggtttcACTTCCGGGACGGTGTTCCGGCCCATTCCGGCCCATTTCCACCCCCGGAGGTAGGTGCTGCtccttgactgggctcgggcCCCACACGGTAGTCCCGCTGCCCTGCCCTGGGGCCGCCTCGCCCGGTCTCCGCCGCAGCCTGCCCCTGGGGCGCTCAGCCACTTCTCTCCACCCCGCCTCAAGGAACCCGGAGACCTTCCACCCTCTTGGCCCCGGGCCGCATCGAGCTGCGGGACCCGCCCCCTCGTGGGCCCCTCCCTCAGGACCCCGGGATGGGCGGCCCCCTCCCCCACGGCAGCCCGACACACCCAGATACACACACCCACCTCTGGGCAGCTCCCCGCCCGCTTACGCCTGCCGCCTGGACCGGGTCCCGGGGCGCCGCCCCCTTCTCGGTCCTCTACCCTCACCTGATTGCTCGCTCCCGATCCGCTCGCCTTCCTCTTCTCTCCGCCCCCGCACCTCAGTGACATTTCGCCCCTCTGCCTGTTCTCCGTTCCCCACGCTTCCCACCGCGGACTAAAGCCACTTGAGTACCGGAGTGGCCAACCCCATGCCGTTCCCGATTCTCCCTCTTGCAGCTCTCACCCCTCCAGTGCCGACGGTAGAAAAAGACCTTACTCCAGGGGCTTCCTCCTCACTGGGGAATTGCcggaaagaacaaacaaaaacaggcGCTGGTGTAGGCTCCAAAATAAACATCTGAATTCATGATGGCATCGACAGAGGCTCTTATTGGATTAAaagtttcaaaacaaacaaaaacgctTTGGAAAAAGGTCAGATTGGCTAAAGTTGGTTCTTGAACGCAGTGTATACACTTCCCTATTTACTGATAAGTGTGTTGTAATTTCGGGCAATACTGTGAGCTTGTCAGGATAACTTTCAGGTCTTAGGTAACTACGTGTGCTCAAGTCAGTGTCTTTCTAATGGGACTTATACAAACTACTCTCAACCAGTGAAGATTATTGGATGCAGTTAAAGACCTACTGGtttagatgttttttaaaaaatcttttaaagtaaaaatattggCCATACTTGGTAAATTCTGTTTTTCACTAGCTTTGGGCAACTAAACTTTAGAATCAAAGTATCATTGCCACCCTGAAAATTCCAACTTTGGATTTAGATAGAGGCAGCTTTATTTACCCTTTCCTAATCCTGAGGGTGAACTTCAAGTAATCTGAATTTTCGTGCTGACAAAACTTAGAGTTTTTCCTAACCTAGAGTTTGCCTCCAAGTGCTAAACCCAAAGTCTTTTTGTGTGGGCATAACTCTTCAACTTAGAAATAATGGTTTATCTGGGATATTGGTCACTTTGTAAAATAGTAAACGCTAATTCATGCAGCATGTAGTAAAATGTTCAGAGGGGTATTTGATCACCCACCTgtgtataatttaatttattcagAAAGCTGCTTTGTTATATTGTATGCAAATACATTAtgatcaacatttagaaaataaaaattgttgcaCTGGTTTTCTTTTACCCCCTCTATTCTGTTGAACTTCAGTTTTGATGTTACATAGTTTGTTAATAAGGAAAGTATGGGCATAACTTGAATTTTTAGAAGTCTAACAATCTTTTTGGTTGTAATGGTATCTTGCTTTGAAACCTAACCTACTAAACCTGTTGatatttcttttccatatttaaaCATATGGAAGGTATCTTAATCTACTTGGAGATTTTGAAATttcactgaataatattttaaaataggtttGAATTGGAAAAGAGTGGTTATAATTACTGATGAGGGTTCGGTTTTCTCTCGCAGCAGGGTTGAATGCCTGCCTACACCCTCAGGCACGACCATGGAGAAAAGTGGGAACATACAACTGGAGATCCCTGACTTCAGCAACTCTGTCCTGAGCCATCTGAACCAGCTGCGCATGCAGGGCCGTCTCTGTGACATCGTGGTCAACGTGCAAGGACAGGCTTTTCGGGCTCACAAAGTGGTCCTGGCTGCCAGCTCCCCCTACTTCCGGGATCATATGTCCTTGAATGAGATGAGTACTGTCTCCATTTCAGTCATCAAGAACCCTTCTGTTTTTGAACAGCTCCTTTCTTTCTGTTACACGGGGCGGATATGCTTGCAACTGGCGGATATCATCAGCTACCTGACCGCTGCCAGTTTTCTGCAGATGCAGCACATTATAGACAAATGTACCCAGATCCTGGAGGGCATTCATTTCAAAATTAATGTGGCTGAGGTTGAAGCCGAATTAAGTCAAACGAGGACCAAGCATGCAGAGGGACCTCCAGAGTCTCACAGAGTTACACCAAATCTAAACCGCTCCCTCAGCCCCCGACATAATACCCCCAAGGGAAACCGGCGAGGTCAGGTGAGTGCTGTTCTGGATATCCGGGAGCTCAGTCCTCCCGAGGAGTCCACCAGCCCGCAGATAATTGAACAGAGTTCTGATGTAGAGAGCCGGGAACCCATTCTTCGGATCAACCGAGCAGGACAGTGGTACGTGGAGACAGGGGTAGCAGACCGAGGAGCCCGGAGTGACGATGAAGTTAGAGTCCTGGGAGCGGTACACATCAAAACGGAAAATCTAGAGGAGTGGCTTGGGCCTGAGAATCAGCCTTCCGGAGAAGATGGGAGTAGTGCAGAGGAAGTCACGGCCATGGTGATTGACACCACAGGCCATGGTTCTGTAGGACAGGAAAATTATACTTTAGGATCTTCAGGAGCCAAGGTGGCTAGGCCAACAAGCAGTGAGATTGACAGGTAAGTTGGTTTGTTTGCCCATCTAGTGGCTTACTGTGTAGAGGTAGCTAAAGCAGGCCCTCTGTGTGACACAGAGAGCATCTTCCTTACTTGATGTTCTTCGTCAAAATAAGTTTATGTTGGGGAAACTGAAAGTGTGCCAAAAGACTtgcattctaatttttttaaagcaggaagCTCCTACTCCTGAAGTGTTCACAGTGTTGTGAGAACTATGGTAAAGTTAGACACTTCATGAATCAGAATAGCATCTGCAGTCACACTAGGATCAGTAATTGCCAGGGCCTCTTCGGAATTCCAGGAAGAGAGCTGATCATCAGCTGTGAATCTGACAGCATTGCCCTTCCTTGGTATGGTCTCACACAGGTAGGTGGCCTCTGGGAGTTTCACTTTCCTTTGTAGCAGTTTACCTTTCTTTGCCTCCCCTTCTACCAAATTTGAGGAAGCATGGTACTAGCAGTGATGGTTCTTTTTAGTGTAATCACAGTAATTTCAAAGAAAAGCTTTTTGAgtgtttttcattcctttttttcactTGTCATTTGACTATATCGTTTCCGTTTTCTTTCATTGATGACAGCTGCTACCATAAACCTGAGAGTTTCATTTTTTCACCAGTGCTGCTGTGCGCTATgccttacttttctctttctaataCATTGCGATTGTTTCTTTGGGGGGAAATAACAATAATTTTAATCTAAGTTGAAAGAAAGTCTTAAAGAGAAAAGTATTaccaaccttcagttcagttcagttcagttgctcagtcgtgtccgactctttgcaaccccatgaatcgcagcacaccaggcctccctgttcatcaccatctcccggagttcactcagactcacgtccatcgagtccgtgatgccatccagccatctcatcctcggttgtccccttctcctcctgcccccaatccctcccagcatcaaagtcttttccaatgagtcaactcttcgcatgaggtagccaaagtactggagtttcagctttagcatcattccttccaaagaacacccaggactgatctccttcagaatggactggttggatctccttgcagtccaagggactctcaagagtcttctccaataccacagttcaaaagcatcaattcttcggcgctcagccttcttcacagtccaactctcatatccatacatgaccactggaaaaaccatagccttgactagatggaccttagtcggcaaagtaatgtctctgcttttgagtatactgtctaggttggtcttaacttttcttccaaggagtaagcgtcttttaatttcatggctgcgatgattttggagcccaaaaaaataaagtctgacattgtttccactgtttccccatctatttcccatgaagtgatgggaccggatgccatgatcttcgttttctgaatgttgagctttaacctaactttttcattctcctctttcactttcatcaagaggctttttagctcctcttcattttctgccataagggtggtgtcatctgcatatctgaggttattgatatttctcccggcaatcttgattccagtttgtgtttcttccagtccagcatttctcatgatgtactctgcatataagttaaataaacagggttagATTggtaatattcttttcctttcttaaaagtttaaaattgagTAAATGAACAATGGTAACTAAAGAAGCTATTCCTTTGGTTTGCATCTGGTCTTGAGAGAGAAATGTGTCATAAATTCAGAGTGTATATATTGTATCTACTTCAGTTGGTCTTGGTTTGAGTATTTTCCTTCTTCTGTCCTTAATAGTTAACATATTCTTGAGCCTAATGCTTACTGTCACCTGTATGAACATTGTTGTCCCCTTGTTAGAACTATATCAGGAACTAAATAGCTCTAAAGACAGAGGTTTTTGATCTCCACGGTCTATATCAACAACCTGAAATATATAGCAAATTATGGGACTTTGGGAAAGGATTAACCAAAAACCTAAAATTTACatagaagaaacaaaagacctagttttaatttattcctttttggtTTTCTAGTACTTAACATAAGGATAGAAGCTTATATTTAGCCTTAGCTTCACCAGATCATATGGTCTCTCAGctatgtcattttttatttcttaaaaatttagtaGGGTAAACTTTTCTTATTTCGTGTgggcatgctgagtcgcttcagtcaggtccaactctgtatgaccccatggactgtaccaggctcctctgtcaatgggattctccaggcaagaatagtggagtgggttgccatgcaatCCTGGAAGGgtcctcctgacctagggatcaaacctgtgtatcCTGTGTGTCCTGcgttggcagtcaggttctttaccactggcgccacctgagaagccttctTATTGCATATATGATTCTATATTGACTCCATGAAAGGACTTCTTAGAAATCTGTTGTTCGATTTGTTCCCCCTTCCTAGACTATAAAGGAGGCAGACATCAGCAGTTTTTAAGCTCCTTGACACTGCTTTCCTGTTAGTCCCCTTTTGCTCCTCTTCCAACAGATTTAGCCCCTCCGGCAGTGTTGTTCCCTTGACGGAGAGACACAGAGCCAGAAGTGAGTCTCCTGGGAGAATGGATGAACCTAAGCAACCTACTTCCCAGGTATGTAGTGGATTTGAGATTGCTGCGGTGGTTGAAGAAATTGCCACCATGTGTGAACATAGTATAATGAATAAGAAAGGAAAGatgttttgttaaataaatgctGCATTTgattacttttctctttatttttgcttgtgaGCATGCAGGAAATGCACTTTTGGTGTCAGCAGAGTTTGGGAAGTAGAAAAGGATAAGATTGTGGAACTCTTTCCTGATTATAAGAGCCAGTCTGTAGTCCtaagagtaataaaaataaccTCTGAAAACTTCATGCAGGTAATTTAGGACCTGGGATGGAGAAAGTTTGATTTTGTACATATGTGGTTATAAGACTGCATATTTACTAGTTTATATGTATTGTGTATTTGTAAACAAATTGCTTATGCATTTTTATCTCCTGCTTGCTTTTTAGTATGTTTatatcctttcatttattttcttcctaaatgTCTTGTTAGACTAAAATGTTTTTAGAGAGGATAGAAATGATGTCTTTAATTTGTGACTCCTTAGCAAATAGTATAAGTATGTATGTATGatatttttgttcatattttctcaCAGGTGTCTATCATTGAAgattggtttttaaaaagttagtgaACTCACCAAGTAGAACACAATAAATTATAAACACTGTGGCCCTTTAAAAGGAAACACTGGTAGATTGAGATTGCATAGCTAATTTTTTATCTTCTGCACAATATTgatagtatcttttaaaatttgtctaaACCA
It contains:
- the ZBTB37 gene encoding zinc finger and BTB domain-containing protein 37 is translated as MEKSGNIQLEIPDFSNSVLSHLNQLRMQGRLCDIVVNVQGQAFRAHKVVLAASSPYFRDHMSLNEMSTVSISVIKNPSVFEQLLSFCYTGRICLQLADIISYLTAASFLQMQHIIDKCTQILEGIHFKINVAEVEAELSQTRTKHAEGPPESHRVTPNLNRSLSPRHNTPKGNRRGQVSAVLDIRELSPPEESTSPQIIEQSSDVESREPILRINRAGQWYVETGVADRGARSDDEVRVLGAVHIKTENLEEWLGPENQPSGEDGSSAEEVTAMVIDTTGHGSVGQENYTLGSSGAKVARPTSSEIDRFSPSGSVVPLTERHRARSESPGRMDEPKQPTSQVEESAMMGVSGYVEYLREQEVSERWFRYNPRLTCIYCAKSFNQKGSLDRHMRLHMGITPFVCRMCGKKYTRKDQLEYHIRKHTGNKPFHCHVCGKSFPFQAILNQHFRKNHPGCIPLEGPHSISPETTVTSRGQAEEESPSQEETVASGETAQGSVSTTGPD